Proteins from a single region of Oryza brachyantha chromosome 6, ObraRS2, whole genome shotgun sequence:
- the LOC102722504 gene encoding uncharacterized protein LOC102722504 produces the protein MAGKLSRQPSSASFDEAGPAASAGDRRDPSSGGSSGSGASGAKKKPSSYELKWCPADEISILEAASSHRQRHGQMPAPDDLLAALRGRLLTETRIDARAISRLLKSLHIRYGATWNRISSRGVVPVKDHDLKIYRLSKSLWGADRGRSKMKMMMMMMKKKKKKKKKKAIAHHEPRELWELEALYPCLAAEVEVVEASGLCPAAEGMFRRSFARIGDEKAAVLEAKARKVRLAEVKVRMQREELTKEVAETFLDLFE, from the coding sequence ATGGCTGGGAAGCTCAGCCGACAGCCGTCTTCGGCATCCTTCGACGAGGCGGGgccagccgcctccgccggtgaTCGAAGAGATCCGTCCTCGGGCGGCTCCTCTGGATCAGGAGCCTCCGGGGCCAAGAAGAAACCAAGCTCGTACGAGCTCAAGTGGTGCCCCGCCGACGAGATCTCGATCCTCGAGGCCGCCTCCTCGCACCGCCAGCGGCACGGCCAGATGCCGGCGCCGGACGACCTCCTCGCGGCTCTCCGGGGCCGCCTCCTGACGGAAACCCGCATCGACGCCCGAGCGATCTCCCGGCTGCTGAAATCCCTCCACATCCGGTACGGCGCCACCTGGAATCGGATCTCGTCCCGCGGCGTCGTCCCGGTGAAGGACCACGACCTCAAGATCTACAGGCTTTCCAAGTCACTCTGGGGGGCCGACCGCGGCAGGAGtaagatgaagatgatgatgatgatgatgaagaagaagaagaagaagaagaagaagaaggccatCGCGCACCATGAACCGAGGGAGCTCTGGGAGCTGGAAGCGCTGTACCCTTGCCTCGccgcggaggtggaggtggtcgAGGCGAGCGGGCTGTGCCCCGCCGCTGAAGGGATGTTCAGGAGGTCGTTCGCGCGCATCGGCGACGAGAAGGCGGCGGTGCTGGAGGCGAAGGCGAGGAAGGTGCGGCTGGCTGAGGTCAAGGTGCGCATGCAGCGGGAGGAGCTGACGAAGGAGGTCGCCGAGACGTTCTTGGATCTCTTTGAGTAA